Proteins from a single region of Fusobacterium gonidiaformans ATCC 25563:
- a CDS encoding AI-2E family transporter, producing MKKEKYSGIAFILFAVVILQSYLQETETFASILGSSISFFIPLIWAMFLSILLYPLQKFLEEKLHLKRELALIVVLILLGLCVSLFMLTVIPQVSKSIKELQQIYPYMEKRVGEFLDKILSLLHKQGLLLMNETEIMKAISEYTQDNIQKIQQIGISIFWNVFDVTFGLANFFIGLFLACFILLKPEDFVKVIERVIYLNVKKEKALNIIEILRKSKDIFLNYVVGRLLVSIIVALIVFLILFLTKTPYPVLTALLFGVGNMIPYLGVLVASLVSGFLILIFAPYKIGYLIFAIVLSQALDGFIIGPKIVGDKVGLNSFWVVVAILLCGKLMGIAGMFLGVPIFCIIKLIYQEKWRAYVEKEKEGIEENEPKI from the coding sequence ATGAAAAAAGAAAAATATTCAGGAATCGCTTTTATTTTATTTGCAGTGGTGATTTTACAAAGTTATTTACAAGAGACAGAAACTTTTGCCAGTATTTTAGGAAGTAGCATTTCTTTCTTTATTCCTCTTATTTGGGCAATGTTTTTAAGTATTTTATTATATCCTTTACAAAAATTTTTAGAAGAGAAGTTACACTTAAAAAGAGAACTTGCTCTTATTGTTGTGCTTATCCTTTTGGGTCTTTGTGTTTCGTTATTTATGTTGACAGTAATTCCACAAGTAAGTAAAAGTATTAAGGAGTTGCAACAGATATATCCATATATGGAAAAGAGGGTAGGAGAGTTTTTAGATAAAATACTTTCTTTGCTTCATAAACAAGGATTGTTATTAATGAATGAAACAGAAATTATGAAAGCGATTTCAGAGTATACTCAGGATAATATTCAAAAAATTCAACAGATTGGGATTTCTATTTTTTGGAATGTTTTTGATGTCACTTTTGGACTTGCTAATTTTTTCATTGGTTTATTTTTAGCTTGTTTTATTCTTCTAAAGCCGGAAGATTTTGTAAAAGTAATAGAAAGAGTTATCTATTTGAATGTAAAAAAGGAAAAAGCTTTGAATATTATTGAAATTTTACGAAAATCAAAAGACATTTTTTTAAATTATGTTGTAGGACGATTGTTAGTTTCTATTATTGTAGCTCTCATTGTATTTTTGATTTTATTTTTAACAAAAACACCTTATCCTGTGTTAACCGCTTTGTTATTTGGAGTGGGAAATATGATTCCTTATTTAGGAGTTTTAGTAGCTTCTTTGGTTTCAGGGTTTTTAATTTTAATTTTTGCACCCTATAAGATTGGGTATCTCATTTTTGCTATTGTATTATCTCAAGCTTTGGACGGTTTTATTATAGGTCCTAAAATTGTAGGAGATAAGGTAGGATTAAATAGTTTTTGGGTCGTAGTAGCTATCTTATTATGTGGCAAACTGATGGGAATTGCGGGAATGTTTTTAGGAGTTCCGATTTTCTGCATTATTAAACTGATTTATCAAGAAAAATGGAGAGCTTATGTAGAGAAAGAAAAGGAAGGAATCGAAGAAAATGAACCAAAAATTTAG
- a CDS encoding SoxR reducing system RseC family protein, whose product MENKGIVQKIDGKQITVKLFKDSSCSHCNQCHGASKYGKDFEFETDKKAKVGDLVTLEIAEKEVIKAAAIAYVFPPLMMIIGYLVTDKLGFSENQSILGSFIGLILAFIGLFIYDKFFAKKSIEEEIRVISVENYDPTKIEKNTSCEL is encoded by the coding sequence ATGGAAAATAAAGGAATTGTTCAAAAAATTGATGGAAAACAAATTACTGTAAAACTATTTAAAGATTCTTCTTGTTCTCATTGTAATCAATGCCATGGAGCAAGTAAATATGGAAAAGACTTTGAATTTGAAACAGATAAGAAAGCAAAGGTAGGAGATTTAGTGACCTTGGAAATTGCAGAAAAAGAAGTCATTAAAGCAGCTGCAATTGCCTATGTTTTTCCACCTCTTATGATGATAATCGGCTATTTGGTTACGGATAAGCTAGGATTTTCAGAAAATCAATCTATTTTAGGAAGTTTTATAGGCTTAATTCTTGCTTTCATAGGGCTTTTTATCTACGACAAATTCTTCGCTAAAAAAAGTATTGAAGAAGAAATTCGAGTGATTTCGGTGGAAAATTATGATCCTACTAAAATAGAAAAAAATACTAGCTGTGAATTATAA
- the scpB gene encoding SMC-Scp complex subunit ScpB, with amino-acid sequence MGMKDELESILFLGGDENKVKDLAKFFSISLEDMLKLIEELKEDRKDTGICIEMDADLVYLVTNPKNGEIIHQYFEQEVKPRKLSAAAMETLSIIAYKQPITKREIEKIRGVGVDHIVQTLEERNLVRVCGYRDSIGRPKLYEVSNKFLGYMGISSLEELPEYRQIQEELDGRE; translated from the coding sequence ATGGGAATGAAAGATGAATTAGAAAGTATTCTCTTCTTAGGAGGAGATGAAAATAAAGTAAAAGATTTGGCAAAATTTTTCTCCATTTCTTTAGAAGATATGTTGAAACTCATTGAAGAGTTAAAAGAAGATAGAAAAGATACCGGAATTTGTATTGAAATGGATGCTGATTTGGTCTATCTTGTGACAAATCCGAAAAATGGAGAGATCATTCATCAATATTTTGAACAAGAAGTAAAACCTAGGAAGTTATCTGCTGCAGCGATGGAAACTCTTTCTATTATTGCTTATAAGCAACCGATTACAAAAAGAGAAATTGAGAAAATTCGAGGTGTTGGTGTGGATCATATCGTACAAACTTTGGAGGAGAGAAATTTAGTCCGAGTTTGTGGATATCGAGATAGTATTGGACGACCTAAGTTATATGAAGTCAGTAATAAATTTTTAGGTTATATGGGAATATCGTCTTTGGAGGAATTACCGGAATATAGACAGATACAGGAGGAATTAGATGGAAGAGAATAA
- a CDS encoding rod shape-determining protein — translation MLKKYLGRIFGMFSDDIGIDLGTSNTLICVKNKGIILNEPSVVAIHTKTKEIYEVGERAKMMIGRTPQAYDTIRPLKNGVIADYEITEKMLNSFYRRISNRLLYNPRVIICVPAGITQVEKRAVIDVTREAGAREAFLIEEPMAAAIGIGINVFEPEGSMIVDIGGGTAELAVISLGGVVRKSSFRVAGDKFDADIIEYIRQTHNLLIGEKTAEDIKKAIGTVVELEEDLSVDVSGRSLLNGLPKDVKVYASELIPVLNSSVQEIIEEIKIIFEKTPPELAADIRRRGIYITGGGALLRGIDQRMAENLNLKVVTVENPLNAVIDGITILLKNFSIYKSVLVSTETDY, via the coding sequence ATGTTAAAAAAATATTTAGGAAGAATTTTTGGGATGTTTTCAGATGACATTGGAATTGATTTGGGAACATCGAATACTTTGATTTGTGTTAAGAATAAGGGAATTATACTAAATGAACCATCTGTGGTGGCAATTCATACAAAAACAAAGGAAATCTATGAAGTAGGAGAAAGAGCCAAAATGATGATTGGTAGAACTCCACAAGCGTATGATACTATTCGACCTTTGAAAAATGGAGTGATTGCAGATTATGAAATTACAGAAAAGATGTTAAATTCTTTTTATAGAAGAATTTCCAATCGATTATTATATAATCCAAGAGTTATCATCTGTGTTCCTGCCGGAATTACTCAAGTAGAAAAAAGAGCAGTTATTGATGTGACACGGGAAGCAGGAGCAAGAGAAGCTTTTTTAATAGAAGAGCCTATGGCGGCTGCGATTGGAATTGGAATCAATGTATTTGAACCGGAAGGAAGCATGATTGTTGATATTGGGGGAGGAACAGCGGAATTAGCAGTCATTTCTTTAGGAGGAGTCGTAAGAAAGTCATCTTTCCGAGTGGCAGGGGATAAATTTGATGCAGATATTATTGAATACATTCGTCAAACACATAACTTGTTAATTGGAGAAAAAACAGCGGAAGATATTAAAAAGGCAATTGGAACCGTGGTAGAATTAGAAGAGGATTTGTCTGTGGATGTGAGTGGTCGAAGCTTGTTGAACGGACTACCAAAAGATGTGAAAGTTTATGCTTCTGAGTTAATTCCTGTATTAAATTCTTCTGTACAAGAAATCATTGAAGAAATTAAAATTATTTTTGAAAAAACGCCACCGGAATTAGCAGCGGATATTCGAAGAAGAGGAATTTATATTACCGGAGGAGGAGCACTACTACGAGGAATTGATCAAAGAATGGCAGAAAATTTAAATTTAAAAGTAGTGACTGTGGAAAATCCATTAAATGCTGTTATTGATGGAATCACTATTCTTTTGAAGAATTTTAGTATTTATAAGTCTGTTTTGGTTTCTACGGAAACAGATTATTAA
- a CDS encoding pseudouridine synthase produces MEENKIRINKFLASKGVASRRQIDLWIEEGKILVNGILATSGQKVSAEDKILVNGKMISEKEEKKVYYILYKEEEVLSAVKDERGRKTVVDCIPTKARIFPVGRLDYRTSGLILLTNDGELFNRVMHPRAEIFKTYEVLAKGHLTREQLKTLEEGVELEEGKTLEALVAKVKYEKGNTFFEISIREGRNRQIRRMVEAVGSRVYQLRRTKIGRLSLEGLKLGQYRRLQEEEIEYLYSL; encoded by the coding sequence ATGGAAGAGAATAAAATCCGTATCAATAAATTTTTGGCTTCCAAAGGGGTGGCTTCTCGCAGACAAATTGACCTTTGGATTGAAGAAGGGAAAATTTTGGTCAATGGCATTTTAGCCACTTCAGGACAAAAAGTGAGTGCAGAAGACAAGATTCTTGTCAATGGAAAAATGATTTCTGAAAAAGAGGAGAAGAAAGTTTACTATATACTATACAAAGAAGAAGAAGTACTTTCTGCAGTAAAAGACGAAAGAGGACGAAAAACAGTTGTGGATTGTATTCCAACGAAAGCTCGTATTTTTCCGGTAGGACGTTTAGATTATCGTACAAGTGGCTTGATTTTACTTACGAACGATGGGGAGTTGTTCAATCGAGTGATGCACCCAAGGGCTGAAATTTTTAAGACTTATGAGGTTTTAGCAAAAGGACATTTGACAAGAGAACAGTTAAAAACTCTCGAAGAAGGAGTAGAACTGGAAGAAGGGAAAACTCTGGAAGCTCTGGTAGCGAAAGTAAAGTACGAGAAAGGAAATACTTTTTTTGAGATTTCTATTCGAGAAGGTAGAAATCGGCAAATTCGTCGTATGGTAGAAGCAGTAGGAAGTCGAGTTTACCAGTTACGAAGAACCAAGATTGGAAGATTATCTTTAGAGGGATTAAAATTAGGGCAATATAGAAGATTACAGGAAGAAGAAATAGAATATTTATATTCTTTATAA
- the hutI gene encoding imidazolonepropionase, translating into MKADLILYDIGQLITSRELEENHIEILENGYLAIKGDKIIGVGTGEVPTSFIQFDTKFVRIGKKVVSPGLVDSHTHLVHGGSREHEFSMKIQGVPYLEILAAGGGILSTLKATREASLEDLIEKTKKSLRYMLELGVTTVEAKSGYGLSLEQEIKQLEATKLLNHLQPVSLVSTFMAAHATPPEFKGRTADYVEEVIKMLPEIKKRNLAEFCDVFCEEGVFSVEESRKILSKAKELGFQLKIHADEVVSLGGVNLAGELQAVTAEHLMVITDEGIEALKKGNVIADLLPATSFNLRHDYAPARKILEAGVQVALSTDYNPGSCPSENLQFVMQIGAAHLKMTTEEVFKAVTINGAKAVCREKEIGSLEVGKQADIAVFDVPNAEYMLYHFGVNHTDSVYKAGKLVYQR; encoded by the coding sequence TTGAAGGCAGATTTAATTCTTTACGATATTGGACAGTTGATTACTTCTAGAGAATTAGAGGAAAATCATATTGAAATCTTAGAGAATGGGTATCTAGCAATCAAAGGAGATAAAATTATTGGAGTTGGGACTGGTGAAGTCCCAACTTCGTTTATCCAATTTGATACAAAATTTGTAAGAATTGGGAAAAAAGTAGTTTCTCCCGGACTTGTAGATTCTCATACTCATTTGGTACATGGTGGCTCTAGAGAACATGAGTTTTCTATGAAAATACAAGGAGTCCCTTATTTAGAAATTCTTGCAGCGGGAGGAGGAATTTTAAGTACTCTCAAAGCGACGAGAGAAGCTAGTTTAGAAGATTTGATAGAAAAAACAAAGAAAAGTTTACGATATATGTTAGAGTTGGGAGTAACTACGGTAGAAGCGAAAAGTGGATATGGATTGTCTTTAGAGCAAGAAATTAAACAATTGGAAGCAACGAAGCTATTGAATCATCTACAACCGGTAAGCCTAGTTTCTACTTTTATGGCAGCTCATGCAACACCTCCCGAATTTAAAGGAAGAACCGCAGACTATGTAGAGGAAGTTATCAAAATGCTACCGGAAATCAAAAAGAGAAATCTGGCAGAATTTTGTGATGTGTTTTGTGAAGAAGGAGTATTTTCCGTAGAAGAATCTCGTAAAATTTTAAGTAAAGCAAAAGAATTAGGTTTTCAATTAAAAATTCATGCAGATGAAGTAGTTTCTTTGGGAGGAGTGAATTTAGCAGGGGAATTACAAGCAGTTACAGCAGAACATTTGATGGTAATTACGGATGAAGGCATAGAGGCTTTAAAAAAAGGAAATGTCATCGCGGATTTATTACCGGCAACTTCCTTTAATTTACGACATGACTATGCACCGGCTCGTAAAATTTTAGAGGCAGGAGTACAAGTGGCACTTTCCACAGATTATAATCCGGGATCTTGTCCAAGTGAAAACCTTCAATTTGTAATGCAAATTGGAGCAGCACATTTGAAGATGACGACAGAGGAAGTGTTTAAAGCAGTGACTATCAATGGAGCAAAAGCAGTTTGTCGTGAAAAAGAAATTGGAAGTTTGGAAGTAGGAAAGCAAGCAGATATTGCTGTTTTTGATGTTCCAAATGCAGAATATATGCTTTATCATTTTGGAGTGAATCATACAGACTCTGTATATAAAGCAGGGAAGTTAGTATATCAAAGATAG
- the gatC gene encoding Asp-tRNA(Asn)/Glu-tRNA(Gln) amidotransferase subunit GatC, whose translation MSLSREEVLKVAKLAKLKFSEEKIEKFQEELNDILGYVDMLNEVDTTEIEPLIYVHEAQNNFREDEARASLEVEEVLRNAPNAEDGAIIVPRVVGEE comes from the coding sequence ATGTCTTTAAGTAGAGAAGAAGTTTTAAAAGTAGCAAAACTGGCGAAATTAAAATTTTCAGAAGAAAAAATAGAGAAATTTCAAGAAGAGTTGAATGATATTTTAGGTTATGTGGATATGTTAAATGAAGTTGATACCACGGAAATAGAACCTTTGATTTATGTACACGAAGCTCAAAATAATTTTAGAGAAGATGAGGCAAGAGCTTCCTTAGAAGTAGAAGAAGTATTAAGAAATGCACCGAATGCAGAAGATGGAGCGATTATTGTTCCAAGAGTCGTTGGGGAAGAATAA
- the ftcD gene encoding glutamate formimidoyltransferase, producing the protein MAKIVECVPNYSEGRDLAKIEKIVAPFKEDTRIELLGVEPDGDYNRTVVTVMGEPEIIAEAVIRSIGIAAEVIDMNVHKGEHKRMGATDVVPFIPIKDMSIEECNELSKKVGKEVWERYQVPIFLYENTASAPNRVSLPDIRKGEYEGMKEKMLLPEWAPDFGERAPHPSAGVTAVGCRMPLIAFNINLDTADVEIAKKIAKAIRFSSGGFRHIQAGPAEIKEKGFVQVTMNIKDFKKNPIYRVFETVKMEAKRYGVNVTGSEIIGAVPMEAIVESLAYYLGVEDLGMNKILESKLIK; encoded by the coding sequence ATGGCAAAAATTGTGGAATGCGTACCAAATTATAGTGAAGGAAGAGATTTAGCAAAGATTGAAAAAATAGTAGCTCCATTTAAAGAAGATACTAGAATTGAATTGTTGGGTGTGGAACCGGATGGAGATTATAACCGAACTGTTGTAACTGTGATGGGAGAACCGGAAATTATAGCAGAGGCTGTGATTCGATCCATTGGAATTGCAGCGGAAGTGATTGATATGAATGTTCATAAGGGAGAACATAAAAGAATGGGAGCTACTGATGTTGTTCCTTTCATTCCTATTAAAGATATGAGTATAGAAGAATGTAATGAGTTATCTAAAAAAGTAGGAAAAGAAGTTTGGGAAAGATACCAAGTTCCAATTTTCTTGTATGAAAATACAGCTTCTGCTCCAAATCGAGTGTCTTTACCGGATATTCGTAAGGGAGAATATGAAGGGATGAAGGAAAAAATGTTATTACCTGAATGGGCTCCTGACTTTGGAGAAAGAGCTCCTCATCCAAGTGCCGGAGTAACTGCTGTTGGATGTAGAATGCCTTTGATTGCTTTCAACATTAATTTAGATACTGCTGATGTGGAAATTGCAAAAAAAATTGCGAAAGCAATTCGTTTCTCAAGTGGAGGATTTAGACATATTCAAGCAGGACCTGCTGAAATCAAAGAAAAAGGATTTGTGCAAGTAACTATGAATATCAAAGATTTTAAGAAGAATCCGATTTATAGAGTTTTTGAAACTGTAAAAATGGAAGCGAAAAGATATGGAGTCAATGTGACAGGTAGTGAAATTATTGGAGCCGTGCCGATGGAAGCTATTGTGGAATCTCTAGCATATTATCTAGGTGTGGAAGATTTAGGAATGAATAAAATCCTAGAATCAAAATTGATTAAATAG
- a CDS encoding cyclodeaminase/cyclohydrolase family protein codes for MKLMDMTLTQFLNEVDSPSPAPGGGSVGALVGGIGASLGRMVAHLSFGKKKYNAHPEEARAAFEKNFVRLLEVKNELGRLVDADTDAYNLVMGAYKLPKDTEEQKVAREAEIQKNLKLAVQTPYETVMYCAEGIDLLGVLLQYGNQNAISDIGVGCLMLFAGLEAGIFNVLINLQSITDEAYNKEMKEKVMKIKEKAQAQKEEIVKIVEGAM; via the coding sequence ATGAAGTTAATGGATATGACGTTGACACAATTTTTAAATGAAGTAGATTCTCCAAGTCCTGCTCCCGGAGGGGGATCTGTTGGTGCTTTGGTAGGAGGAATCGGTGCTTCTTTAGGAAGAATGGTGGCTCATTTAAGTTTTGGAAAGAAAAAATACAATGCTCATCCGGAAGAAGCAAGAGCAGCTTTTGAAAAGAATTTTGTAAGACTGTTAGAAGTGAAAAATGAATTAGGACGTTTAGTAGATGCAGATACTGATGCCTATAATTTGGTGATGGGAGCTTATAAATTACCAAAAGATACAGAGGAACAAAAAGTAGCTCGAGAAGCAGAAATTCAAAAAAATTTAAAATTAGCAGTACAAACTCCTTATGAAACGGTTATGTATTGTGCAGAGGGAATCGATTTATTAGGTGTTTTACTACAATATGGAAATCAAAATGCGATTTCTGACATTGGAGTGGGATGCTTGATGTTATTTGCAGGATTAGAGGCAGGAATTTTTAATGTATTAATCAATTTACAATCCATTACAGACGAAGCCTACAATAAAGAAATGAAAGAAAAAGTAATGAAGATAAAAGAGAAAGCACAAGCTCAAAAGGAAGAAATTGTAAAAATAGTAGAGGGTGCTATGTAA
- a CDS encoding THUMP domain-containing class I SAM-dependent RNA methyltransferase, giving the protein MNQKFSMVASSTMGLESIVKEECKKLGFQNIQTFNGRVEFDGDFKTLAKANIHLRCADRVFIKMSEFKALSYEELFQEIKKIAWEHWIEEDGEFPISWVSSVKSKLYSKADIQRIVKKAMVERLKEKYKKEIFEETGAKYRIKIQCHNDIFLVMMDTSGEGLNRRGYRSLKNEAPLKETMAAALIYLAKWQGGERAFLDPMCGTGTLAIEAAMIARSIAPGANRNFAAEEWSIIPEDIWINARDEAFSMEDYEKRVKIYASDIDEETIKIAKKNIERAGVEGDIILSCQDFREVKVEEKAGAMITNPPYGERLLDLVEVEELYRNLGQFCRKHLSKWSYYIITSFESFEKVFGKKASKNRKLYNGGIKCYYYQYYGEDRVNGR; this is encoded by the coding sequence ATGAACCAAAAATTTAGCATGGTAGCATCGAGCACTATGGGATTAGAAAGCATCGTAAAAGAAGAATGTAAAAAATTGGGTTTCCAAAATATACAAACCTTCAATGGAAGAGTAGAATTTGATGGAGATTTTAAAACATTGGCAAAAGCAAATATTCATCTTCGATGTGCTGATAGAGTTTTTATTAAAATGTCGGAATTCAAAGCTCTTAGTTATGAAGAATTATTCCAAGAAATCAAAAAAATTGCCTGGGAACATTGGATAGAAGAGGATGGAGAATTTCCGATTTCTTGGGTAAGTTCTGTGAAATCAAAGTTATATTCGAAGGCAGATATTCAAAGAATCGTAAAAAAAGCTATGGTAGAACGATTAAAAGAAAAATATAAAAAAGAAATTTTTGAGGAAACAGGAGCGAAGTACCGGATTAAGATACAGTGTCATAATGATATTTTTTTAGTTATGATGGATACGAGTGGAGAAGGCTTAAATCGAAGAGGCTATCGAAGTTTAAAAAATGAAGCTCCTTTAAAAGAAACCATGGCAGCAGCCCTTATTTATTTAGCAAAATGGCAAGGAGGAGAGAGAGCCTTTTTAGATCCTATGTGTGGAACAGGAACTTTAGCCATTGAGGCAGCGATGATAGCAAGAAGTATTGCTCCTGGTGCGAATCGAAATTTTGCTGCAGAAGAATGGTCTATCATTCCGGAAGATATTTGGATCAATGCAAGAGATGAAGCCTTTTCTATGGAAGATTATGAGAAAAGAGTAAAAATTTATGCTTCTGATATTGATGAGGAGACCATAAAAATTGCAAAGAAGAATATAGAAAGAGCAGGAGTAGAAGGGGATATTATCTTAAGTTGTCAAGATTTTCGAGAAGTCAAAGTCGAAGAAAAGGCAGGAGCCATGATTACGAATCCTCCTTACGGAGAAAGATTATTAGATTTAGTAGAAGTAGAAGAACTTTATCGAAATTTAGGACAATTTTGTAGAAAACATCTTTCCAAATGGTCTTATTACATTATTACTTCTTTTGAAAGTTTTGAGAAAGTTTTTGGGAAAAAGGCAAGTAAAAATCGAAAATTATACAATGGTGGAATTAAGTGTTACTACTATCAATATTATGGAGAGGACAGAGTGAATGGAAGATAA
- a CDS encoding Na+/H+ antiporter family protein encodes MLLFNPVVLSVIVMSALCLLKLNVLISILIAALVAGGVAGMGLSGTISTLIGGMGGNAETALSYILLGTLAVAINHTGVASILSRKIASLVNGKKYVLLCFIAFIACFSQNLIPVHIAFIPILIPPLLKLMNQLKVDRRAMACSLAFGLKTPYITLPVGFGLIFHGILAKEMANNGMEVAKTAIYKPLWILGVAMLIGVLLAIFVTYRKPREYQDLPLKGMEEVISEKMELKHWLTLVAAILAFVVQILTGSLPLGALAALIALFVFGCIKWNEIDTMLNGGIQIMGLIAIIMLVAAGYGTVIRETGAVAELINALVGMVGGSKAIGAFAMLIVGLLITMGIGTSFGTIPVVATIYVPMCIHLGFSVESTVILMAAAAALGDAGSPASDTTLGPTSGLNADGQHEHIWDTCVPTFLHFNVALIIGAMIGSIMIYG; translated from the coding sequence ATGTTATTGTTTAATCCAGTAGTATTGTCTGTTATTGTCATGAGTGCACTTTGTTTACTGAAACTTAATGTCTTAATTTCTATTTTGATCGCTGCCCTCGTTGCCGGAGGAGTTGCCGGAATGGGACTTTCCGGAACCATTTCTACTTTGATTGGTGGAATGGGTGGAAATGCAGAAACTGCTTTAAGTTATATTTTGTTGGGAACTTTAGCGGTTGCGATTAACCATACTGGAGTTGCAAGTATTTTATCGAGAAAAATTGCTTCTCTTGTGAATGGGAAAAAATATGTACTTTTATGTTTTATTGCTTTTATAGCTTGTTTTTCTCAAAACTTAATTCCTGTACATATCGCTTTTATTCCTATTTTAATTCCGCCTTTATTAAAATTGATGAATCAATTAAAGGTCGATAGAAGAGCTATGGCTTGTTCTTTAGCTTTTGGATTAAAAACACCTTATATCACTTTACCGGTAGGATTTGGATTAATTTTCCACGGAATTTTAGCAAAAGAAATGGCAAACAATGGAATGGAAGTCGCAAAAACTGCTATATATAAGCCTCTATGGATTTTGGGAGTAGCAATGTTGATTGGAGTTCTGTTAGCAATTTTTGTAACTTATCGAAAACCAAGAGAATATCAAGATTTACCTTTAAAAGGAATGGAAGAAGTTATTAGTGAGAAAATGGAACTAAAACATTGGCTAACATTAGTTGCAGCGATTTTAGCTTTTGTAGTTCAAATTTTAACAGGATCTTTACCATTAGGAGCCTTGGCAGCTTTGATTGCACTATTTGTTTTTGGATGTATCAAATGGAATGAAATTGATACTATGTTGAATGGTGGAATTCAAATCATGGGATTGATTGCTATTATCATGTTGGTAGCTGCAGGATATGGAACTGTGATTCGAGAAACTGGAGCTGTTGCAGAGCTTATCAATGCTTTAGTTGGAATGGTAGGTGGAAGCAAAGCGATAGGAGCTTTTGCAATGCTAATTGTCGGACTCTTGATTACGATGGGAATTGGAACTTCTTTCGGAACCATTCCGGTGGTTGCAACAATCTATGTTCCTATGTGTATCCATTTAGGATTCTCTGTTGAATCCACAGTCATTTTAATGGCAGCAGCAGCAGCTTTAGGAGATGCCGGATCCCCTGCTTCTGATACAACTTTAGGACCAACTTCCGGATTGAATGCTGATGGACAACATGAACATATTTGGGATACTTGCGTTCCTACTTTTTTACATTTTAATGTGGCATTGATTATTGGAGCTATGATTGGTTCTATCATGATTTATGGTTAG